The Myxococcota bacterium genome has a segment encoding these proteins:
- the acpP gene encoding acyl carrier protein codes for MADSALDLAARIRDLVARQLGVDLGKVTAQASILDDLGADSLDVVELVMSIEESFDIEIPDEAIEGMRTIGDIESYVAQQASA; via the coding sequence ATGGCGGACTCGGCTCTCGACCTCGCGGCGCGGATTCGCGACCTCGTCGCACGGCAGCTCGGCGTCGATCTCGGCAAGGTCACGGCACAGGCGAGCATCCTCGACGACCTCGGCGCCGACTCGCTCGACGTGGTCGAGCTCGTGATGTCGATCGAGGAGAGCTTCGACATCGAGATCCCCGACGAGGCGATCGAGGGCATGCGCACGATCGGCGACATCGAGTCGTACGTCGCGCAGCAGGCGAGCGCCTAG
- a CDS encoding gamma carbonic anhydrase family protein, producing MSEPLVRRFGDLAPRIDPSVWVAPGAVVVGDVEIGADSSVWYAAVVRGDVERVRIGARSNVQDGAVVHVTRDRFAAHIGDEVTVGHRAVVHGCTVEDGALIGIGAVVLDGARVGEGALVGAGALVTPGSVIEPHTVALGAPARSVRALGDDERREQRERTLSYVETARVHAASGACVRAHRPPGRASA from the coding sequence ATGTCCGAGCCGCTCGTCCGCCGCTTCGGTGATCTCGCCCCGCGCATCGACCCGAGCGTCTGGGTCGCTCCGGGTGCGGTCGTCGTGGGCGACGTCGAGATCGGCGCGGACTCGAGCGTGTGGTACGCGGCGGTCGTGCGCGGCGACGTCGAGCGCGTGCGCATCGGCGCGCGCTCGAACGTGCAGGACGGCGCCGTCGTGCACGTGACGCGGGATCGCTTCGCGGCGCACATCGGGGACGAGGTGACGGTCGGCCACCGCGCCGTCGTGCACGGCTGCACGGTGGAGGACGGCGCGCTGATCGGCATCGGCGCGGTCGTGCTCGACGGGGCGCGCGTCGGCGAGGGCGCGCTCGTCGGCGCCGGCGCGCTCGTCACGCCGGGGAGCGTGATCGAGCCGCACACGGTCGCGCTCGGCGCTCCCGCGCGCTCCGTTCGCGCGCTCGGCGACGACGAGCGGCGCGAGCAGCGCGAGCGCACGCTGAGCTACGTGGAGACGGCGCGCGTGCACGCGGCATCCGGGGCCTGCGTGCGGGCGCACCGACCGCCGGGAAGGGCCTCTGCATGA
- a CDS encoding TetR/AcrR family transcriptional regulator: MTNTESAAAREQKKAESRRKILDAAREIFFRDGFMNANLDEVADKAGVAKGTLYRYFESKADLYVAVLAENGKVFTDKMELAVASGREGGGSALDRLRAIARFYFSHWTENPEYFQIFWAIDNQSVIGDLPGAVVDEVTRLWEQSLEILDAVLRDAVKAGELADCDTWLTANILWTLANAVIQSEGTLARRSLRRRPLDAVYDEAIETVLRGLRAPTPA; this comes from the coding sequence ATGACCAACACCGAGAGCGCTGCGGCGCGCGAGCAGAAGAAGGCGGAGTCGCGCCGGAAGATCCTCGACGCCGCGCGCGAGATCTTCTTTCGCGACGGCTTCATGAACGCGAACCTCGACGAGGTCGCGGACAAGGCGGGCGTCGCGAAGGGCACGCTCTACCGGTACTTCGAGAGCAAGGCCGACCTGTACGTCGCGGTGCTCGCCGAGAACGGGAAGGTCTTCACCGACAAGATGGAGCTCGCCGTCGCGAGCGGGCGCGAGGGCGGGGGCTCGGCGCTCGACCGGCTGCGGGCGATCGCGCGCTTCTACTTCTCCCACTGGACGGAGAACCCCGAGTACTTCCAGATCTTCTGGGCGATCGACAACCAGTCGGTGATCGGCGACCTGCCCGGCGCGGTCGTCGACGAGGTGACGCGCCTCTGGGAGCAGAGCCTCGAGATCCTCGACGCGGTGCTGCGCGACGCCGTGAAGGCGGGCGAGCTCGCCGACTGCGACACGTGGCTCACGGCGAACATCCTGTGGACGCTCGCGAACGCGGTGATCCAGTCCGAGGGCACGCTCGCGCGCCGCAGCCTGCGCCGGCGGCCCCTCGACGCGGTCTACGACGAGGCGATCGAGACCGTCCTGCGCGGACTGCGCGCGCCGACCCCCGCCTGA